Proteins encoded by one window of Culicoides brevitarsis isolate CSIRO-B50_1 chromosome 2, AGI_CSIRO_Cbre_v1, whole genome shotgun sequence:
- the LOC134832176 gene encoding trypsin-like yields MFKLIVLLGLVSLCIAAPSGRVVNGTDARIEDYPWMASLHIWAGHNCGGSIISDRWILSAAHCDASTIEVGTDRWNAGKKIAVKRWIKHENYNPSTLENDIAVVELAEPIEFAYNMQPVKLPEPYYEVPGSYETRAYLTGFGFEQSGGNVQSRLKEAELFVVSNEECSQIHYSTVYQSMLCAGIREGGRGQCSGDSGGPLVVNGVQVGVVSWSVKPCAIGPYPGVYTKVSHFVPWIKAKTGMA; encoded by the exons atgtttaaactcATTGTTCTTTTAGGGCTTGTTAGCCTTTGTATCGCTGCTCCTTCAGGTCGTGTCGTTAATGGAACTGATGCGCGCATCGAAGATTACCCATGGATGGCATCGCTTCACATTTGGGCAGGTCACAATTGCGGAGGATCCATCATTAGCGACAGATGGATTTTGAGCGCAGCTCATTGCGATGCTTCAACAATTGAAGTTGGAACAGATCGTTGGAATGCAGGAAAGAAAATTGCCGTTAAGAGATGGATTAAACACGAAAACTACAATCCAAGTACTTTGGAGAATGACATTGCTGTCGTTGAACTCGCAGAACCGATTGAATTTGCATACAATATGCAACCCGTGAAACTTCCCGAACCATATTACGAAGTACCTGGAAGTTATGAAACTCGTGCTTATTTAACTGGATTCGGATTTGAACAG AGCGGAGGAAATGTACAATCTCGTTTGAAGGAAGCggaattgtttgttgtttcaaATGAGGAATGTTCTCAAATTCATTACTCGACAGTTTATCAAAGTATGTTATGCGCGGGCATTCGTGAAGGAGGAAGAGGACAATGTTCAGGCGATTCGGGAGGTCCATTGGTTGTAAATGGCGTTCAAGTTGGCGTTGTTTCATGGAGTGTTAAGCCTTGTGCTATCGGGCCCTATCCCGGAGTATACACGAAAGTTTCTCATTTTGTGCCATGGATCAAGGCAAAAACAGGCATGGCATAA
- the LOC134831764 gene encoding trypsin-7-like, whose product MFKFIVLLGLVSAAIAAPSPRVVNGTDANIADYPFMVSIKVGSSHNCGGSILNDRWILSAAHCSGSVVEYGTDKLGQGKSINVARWIRHEKYDTWSLENDIAVVELAEPIQWGENVRPVTLPEPFYEVPGSWETKAWLSGFGYDRTGGTIQTRLQEAELGVVSNTECAQLHYNSIYPGMICAGVPEGGKGQCSGDSGGPLTINGVQIGAVSWSVKPCTVAPYPGVYTKVSHYVSWIKEKTGMQ is encoded by the exons atgttcaaatttatcgttttattGGGTCTTGTGTCAGCAGCTATTGCTGCTCCATCGCCGCGCGTTGTAAATGGCACAGATGCAAATATTGCTGACTATCCATTTATGGTATCCATTAAAGTTGGAAGCTCTCATAACTGCGGCGGATCAATTCTTAACGACAGATGGATTTTGAGTGCGGCTCATTGTTCGGGAAGCGTTGTTGAATACGGAACAGATAAATTGGGACAAGGAAAGTCAATCAACGTTGCTCGTTGGATTCGTCATGAAAAATACGACACTTGGTCTCTTGAAAATGACATTGCTGTTGTTGAACTTGCTGAACCAATTCAATGGGGAGAAAATGTAAGACCCGTAACTCTTCCTGAACCATTCTATGAAGTACCCGGAAGTTGGGAAACTAAAGCTTGGCTGTCAGGTTTCGGATATGACAGa ACAGGAGGAACAATCCAAACTCGTCTTCAAGAAGCTGAATTAGGCGTCGTTTCAAACACGGAATGCGCTCAACTTCATTACAACTCTATCTATCCCGGTATGATTTGCGCAGGAGTTCCAGAAGGCGGCAAAGGACAATGCTCAGGCGATTCAGGCGGTCCATTGACAATTAACGGAGTTCAAATCGGCGCTGTTTCATGGAGTGTCAAGCCTTGCACTGTTGCTCCTTATCCAGGCGTTTACACGAAAGTCTCCCATTACGTATCATGGATCAAGGAAAAAACAGGCATGCAATAA